CGTACAATAGACGTTGAGAGCGCCAAACGCTACGAGAGCGATCTCTGGTATTTTCATTTCAATCCAACCTTTCGCCTTAAAGAAGTCTTATTCATAGTGTCCGCAAATACCCAATTGGAGCGCGTAGAAACACGAGTTGATGTAAGACAACCATGTGCTACACCTCATAATCAGCCATCTGGCGGATTCGGGAGGGAAAAGATGTGGACCAGACAATTCCCGTGCGGGCACGGACACTTCAGTAACATCTCGGACAAAATCACTTGTCTCACGTATAGTGATTCCACTATCAGGGCTCGTAGGCGAGCGGCCACCGCAAACCTGGTATTTCTTGGTGATCTTGGAAAGTGATGCCGCCCTGAGTTTGAAGCCCATCAGATGCCCAGTAACACTCTGAGGTAACCGAGCGCAAGACTTGCAGGTAGTAGTAATCTTGATCGTCGAAGCCACCTCCGGGGGGAAATACGGTATAGGCTTTGACGTGACCGATAGGATCTTCGACACAGAAGAAACCTTCGAAGTTATTGTGGAGCGGGTACATTGCTACCGCATTCCATGTAAAGCCCAGATAGACAAGTTTCGAGGTAGTTATTGGCGATTTGCACGTTTCGGAACTGATATTTGCTGGATAAACCGTATCCGATGGGTTACCGGTGTTGACCGTATCGTGTGACGGCCAGGCTTGGTGCGGCGCAGCAGGTATTCCTAGCACCGAAAGCCCGGCGGCGGCTGTTCTCGCAAGAGTAATGCAATCACCGGATAGTCCACTGTCCAGAAATAACCATGCATCCGCGTTGTTGTTGTTTGAAGGGCCTGGACTGGCGAAAATTGCGTCACGGACCTTTTCGGCAGCAGTCGTTATCGATGTAGCCTGGTCTGCCAGGCGACAAGCCCAGTCTACTCGACGAAGGGATGCTCCGACGAGAGGTTGGCTCCAGGTCACGTAAATCTTGTGCGGACCTGATGTTCCTGCATCACAGGTTGACCCACCCGCACCGCCAATGTTTTTTACTGTCCAGTCAATACTCCCGTTCAGAGTTTGAACTTTCGCCGGTCATGCAGTCTCGGACGTAACTTCAATTGCCTGGTCACTCCCGGTAGAAATCTGATCGGGTGTACGAAAAACCAATGCACCCACTGAACTATCGCCATCCAGATCAAAGCCAATACCCATTGGCTCTACCTTCACAGTTGCATTGGCCGTTATCCTTACCCCCTGTGTGTGTGTGATCGGGTTGTTGATAAGCGGATTCTTTTGCCATCCTCGGGGATTGTAGACTGTACCCGCAGAATCAGCGAAATTTGTGTCCCAGTTGTTTAGCACACCGTGATCGCTAGTAAACGTCACTGATTTGATTTCCGCTTTGACTACATATATCGTCCAGCTCACGGCCGGGTCGGAATCATCCCAGCCTGGATTGGGATATACATCGCCGCCATCTTCGGCTGCACAAGTGACAGTGTAGGCGCCCGGTGTCATCGGGGCGTAGAAATAGAACGTAGTCCCGCTCCCGTGACTGGAATCCGCGGTGTTGTTCCAGAGGAGTTTGGGGGCAAGATCATCGCAGATCACCGGTTCACCATACACATCTTTGTCTGAAGCCGTCACTGAGAGCATCACAGTCGAGCCCGGGCAAACGCACCGGACCATCGTGTCGAACGGAGGATTGGCCGTTAATAGGATACCGGGTCCTGCGCCAGTCTTTGGCAAATGGTCAATACAGCGAACTGGAGCCGCGTATGCGAGAGAAAACAGTCCTGCAAAAAGCGGTATTATCTCGAGAAGATGAAGGCGACCGCTCATTTGACACCTTCCGTTTCGTCTGTCCCTGTTATCTTAGAAGACTCAATCTTTGCCACTTCTGTCTAAGATTCGGCTGGATACTTGGATATTAAGCGATCGAAATAGAACTTCGCGTTACGATAGTCGCGAGTTCGCATGTAACAATCAGCCGCCATATAAAGGCAGACCGGGATGTAATTCCCGATCTCTTTCAGTTTGGTCGCATCGATAAATAGTGCCGCGGCAGTCGTGTAGTTTTTCTGAAAATAACTACAGAAAGCAAGGTCATGTGCGACGACGATGAGCGCCGGATAGTCCGGGTACTTCACCATAAAGTGGCGCAGCCCGGACTCGGCAGTGGCGAATTCCTTGAGGTTGTTAACTTGAATGCCGGCGATCCGCGCTTGCGCTTCCACAGCCAGTGGACTGCCGGGGAACTCTTCGATAACCTGTTGCAATTTTTCGATCGCGCTCTTCACATCGCTCATGCCGGCGAGGCAAACACTCATCACCTCGGCCTGGCGTGTGAGCGCATCCGCCCGAAGCTCCGGCGCCTCGGCATACAGCTTATCGAGGTAAGCGATCTCTTCCTGGTATTTCTTTTCAGAACGGAGCACCTCGTCAATTCTGAGCCTGGCTTCATTTGAGGCCCCGTTTCCGGTATCCACCGACTTCTGAAAGGCGTCCTGGGCATCGGCATATTGCTCCTGCAATTGAAGACAGATTCCCAGTTCCAGAAATGCCCTGTCGGCTTTCGCTGGATACTGGGTACCAAGCGATTGGTAGATATCCACGGCGCTCTTCAGGTCACCGTTCTCCCTGTAGCATTGGCCCAGCAAAAAGCTCAACTCCATCAGGGTATTCCCTGCGTCCGGGTGCGCGGCGATCCTGATCTTCAGCAGCGCTATGGCCTCGGGATATTTCTTCATCTCGAAGAACACATGCGCCAGACGCAGGTCCGCGTTGGCTGAGTCCGCCGGGTACTGGGCGGCGATGGATTGATAGGTTTCGATGGCG
The Armatimonadota bacterium DNA segment above includes these coding regions:
- a CDS encoding tetratricopeptide repeat protein, whose amino-acid sequence is MRFHLGLFAALTLPLLFVCAAAAPCLADAGSDLKSGQDLMKAGKYDDAIVLFSAVVKTADPTLAPKGQLCIGIALQEKKSYAESITALKIGIQTYPNAERVRREMLYRLGEVYGITGDNAGAIETYQSIAAQYPADSANADLRLAHVFFEMKKYPEAIALLKIRIAAHPDAGNTLMELSFLLGQCYRENGDLKSAVDIYQSLGTQYPAKADRAFLELGICLQLQEQYADAQDAFQKSVDTGNGASNEARLRIDEVLRSEKKYQEEIAYLDKLYAEAPELRADALTRQAEVMSVCLAGMSDVKSAIEKLQQVIEEFPGSPLAVEAQARIAGIQVNNLKEFATAESGLRHFMVKYPDYPALIVVAHDLAFCSYFQKNYTTAAALFIDATKLKEIGNYIPVCLYMAADCYMRTRDYRNAKFYFDRLISKYPAES